From a single Acidobacteriota bacterium genomic region:
- a CDS encoding serine/threonine-protein kinase encodes MNQERWKKIDELFEAALARQGEARAEFLKGECGDDVTLRQEVESLLAHQQPTGRFIPTMIQEAAELLPFESSALSRRRDARFIPGTVIAGRYRVIGLLGKGGMGEVYRADDLKLAQAVALKFLPEKLAQDKTMRERFHREVRIARQISHPNVCRVFDIGEAQGQTFLSMEYIDGEDLATLLRRIGRLPESKAVEIAAQLCSGLAAAHSEGVLHRDLKPANVMIDGRGRAKITDFGLAGLAEDFEGAEVRAGTPAYMAPEQLAGKEVTARSDIYALGLVLYEVFTGKKVFTASSFDELMRLHESSQPPSISEHAKGVDPLVERVILRCLERDPQNRPVSVSQVAAALPGGDPLAAAIAAGETPSPEMVAAAPKKGALKPAIALSCLVGGIAMLVFMMFASMRVSPQNRIPFNKSAEVLSEKANEIINKFGYTDAPAERHYRFYADYSYFDYYVREDSSPKKFANIESGQPLFCVFIERQSPNTFEVRMTGNGLWAFDSQAESGQRTISLDTRGRLVEFSAVPPQFAEQSDTKADFSTAFQAAELNLAKFKDVSPNWTPPNAFDERKAWEGSMPDNEEIPLRVETASFQGKIVFFKLIYPWTKPDSDGSLTYTTRDWVGVFVFFGILWGIIVTAIFLAWKNLKSGSGDRKGAFKVSLAVFVLTFLGWVFSLNHVPSFFPELDRITLGFRSALYLSVLTCIMYLALEPIVRRNLPDLIVSWNRLLAGEFADPLVGRDVLLGTLVGTGHITLIYAGFYTERLVHGDFRFYFFTGALVSLRSWTAGVLSIAGGGFAYGLMFICILAVLFLLFRRRLFAGLVIFTLMVTVQILLFTQSWVYLPFTLTIATILCLAIARLGLMTMVVAQTVFMWLESTLLTTNFSAWYASGMLLTMGLIIALLAYGCKISLANQSLLGDRLLKDV; translated from the coding sequence ATGAATCAAGAACGTTGGAAAAAGATAGATGAATTGTTTGAAGCAGCGTTGGCGCGTCAAGGTGAAGCGCGCGCGGAGTTTCTCAAGGGCGAATGCGGCGATGATGTGACGCTCAGGCAAGAGGTCGAATCCTTGCTGGCGCATCAACAACCGACGGGTCGTTTCATCCCGACCATGATTCAGGAAGCGGCTGAACTTTTGCCGTTTGAATCTTCCGCGCTCAGCCGCCGCCGCGATGCACGCTTCATTCCCGGCACGGTCATTGCCGGACGTTATCGCGTCATTGGTTTGTTAGGCAAAGGCGGCATGGGCGAAGTCTATCGCGCCGACGATTTGAAACTCGCGCAAGCCGTCGCGTTGAAATTCTTACCGGAAAAACTGGCGCAAGATAAAACGATGCGTGAACGCTTTCACCGCGAAGTTCGCATCGCCCGACAGATTTCGCATCCCAACGTCTGTCGCGTTTTTGACATCGGCGAAGCCCAGGGGCAGACCTTTCTTTCGATGGAATATATTGACGGCGAAGACCTCGCGACCTTGCTTCGTCGCATCGGCAGACTTCCCGAAAGCAAAGCGGTAGAGATTGCCGCGCAACTGTGCAGCGGCTTGGCGGCGGCGCACAGCGAAGGCGTTTTGCATCGTGATTTGAAACCTGCAAATGTCATGATTGACGGGCGCGGGCGAGCGAAGATTACCGATTTCGGCTTGGCGGGACTGGCAGAGGATTTTGAAGGCGCGGAAGTACGCGCAGGCACTCCCGCTTACATGGCTCCCGAACAACTGGCAGGCAAAGAGGTGACGGCGCGTAGCGATATTTACGCGCTGGGGTTGGTGTTGTATGAAGTCTTCACCGGCAAGAAGGTTTTTACGGCATCATCATTTGATGAGTTGATGCGTTTGCATGAATCAAGCCAGCCGCCGAGCATTTCCGAGCACGCCAAAGGGGTTGACCCATTGGTTGAACGAGTGATTTTGCGGTGTCTGGAACGCGACCCGCAAAATCGCCCGGTTTCGGTTTCGCAAGTGGCGGCGGCGTTGCCCGGTGGCGACCCGCTGGCAGCGGCAATCGCGGCGGGCGAAACGCCTTCACCGGAAATGGTAGCGGCGGCTCCCAAGAAAGGCGCGTTGAAACCCGCAATCGCTTTGTCTTGTTTAGTCGGCGGAATTGCCATGCTCGTTTTTATGATGTTCGCTTCGATGAGAGTTTCGCCGCAAAATCGTATTCCGTTCAATAAATCTGCGGAAGTTCTCTCTGAAAAAGCCAACGAAATCATCAACAAATTCGGCTACACGGACGCGCCAGCCGAAAGGCATTATCGGTTTTACGCCGATTATTCTTATTTCGATTATTATGTTCGGGAAGATTCCTCGCCGAAAAAATTTGCCAATATCGAGAGCGGTCAGCCATTGTTTTGTGTTTTTATCGAGCGTCAAAGCCCAAACACTTTTGAAGTGCGAATGACGGGCAACGGACTTTGGGCGTTTGACTCACAGGCGGAAAGCGGGCAGCGGACGATTTCGCTAGACACGCGCGGACGGTTAGTCGAATTTTCTGCCGTGCCGCCGCAATTTGCCGAACAATCGGACACGAAGGCGGATTTTTCTACGGCATTTCAAGCCGCTGAACTCAATTTAGCAAAATTCAAAGACGTATCGCCGAATTGGACTCCGCCAAATGCCTTTGATGAACGCAAAGCTTGGGAAGGCTCGATGCCCGACAACGAAGAAATTCCTCTGCGTGTCGAAACCGCGAGTTTTCAGGGCAAAATCGTCTTTTTCAAACTAATCTATCCGTGGACGAAACCGGATTCTGACGGTTCGCTAACCTACACGACACGCGATTGGGTTGGCGTTTTTGTCTTTTTCGGAATCTTGTGGGGAATCATCGTTACTGCAATTTTTCTGGCTTGGAAAAACCTCAAATCCGGCAGCGGAGACCGCAAAGGCGCATTCAAAGTTTCGCTTGCCGTTTTTGTTTTGACATTTCTCGGTTGGGTTTTCAGCCTGAATCACGTTCCGTCATTTTTCCCCGAACTTGACCGTATTACGCTCGGATTTCGCAGTGCGTTATACCTTTCCGTGCTGACCTGCATCATGTATCTCGCCCTTGAGCCGATTGTTCGCCGCAATTTGCCGGATTTGATTGTTTCGTGGAATCGTCTGTTGGCGGGCGAATTTGCAGACCCTTTGGTTGGACGTGATGTTTTGCTCGGAACGCTTGTCGGCACAGGTCATATTACGCTGATTTACGCCGGATTTTACACGGAGCGATTGGTTCACGGTGATTTTCGGTTCTATTTCTTTACGGGTGCGTTAGTGAGTTTGCGGAGTTGGACGGCAGGGGTTTTGAGTATTGCGGGAGGCGGCTTTGCCTACGGGTTGATGTTCATTTGTATTCTCGCCGTTTTATTTTTACTGTTTCGCCGCCGACTCTTTGCAGGTTTGGTGATTTTTACCTTGATGGTGACCGTTCAGATTTTGCTGTTCACTCAATCGTGGGTTTATCTGCCTTTTACGCTAACCATCGCCACAATTTTGTGTCTGGCAATTGCCCGACTCGGATTAATGACGATGGTTGTCGCCCAAACCGTTTTTATGTGGCTTGAATCAACTCTTCTCACAACTAATTTTTCGGCGTGGTATGCAAGCGGGATGTTGTTGACGATGGGTTTAATCATCGCGCTACTTGCTTACGGTTGCAAAATCTCTTTGGCAAATCAATCATTGTTGGGCGAC
- a CDS encoding phytanoyl-CoA dioxygenase family protein has protein sequence MIDRPVDHLPDLSSDYSITGAMRESFARDGHIYLPGIATTEEINAYRPVITAAAQRYNTETRQLEDRDTYGKAFLQIMNLWTKDEGVKRFAFAKRFAKIAAELMNVSGVRMYHDQALYKEPGGGATPYHQDQFYWPLDTPHTITMWMPLVDITSEIGSMTFVSGSHRLGYLDKLPISDESQSEFQKLISGRGLSTHTYGAMRAGDATFHAGWTLHSAPANPTNRMREVMTIIYMAADARVVAPDHPNREADLATWMPGIKPGEIAASPLNPILWQK, from the coding sequence ATGATTGATCGTCCGGTAGACCATTTACCCGATTTGAGCAGCGACTATTCGATAACCGGCGCGATGCGCGAGAGTTTTGCACGCGACGGGCATATTTATTTACCCGGGATTGCCACAACAGAAGAAATCAACGCCTATCGTCCGGTCATCACTGCCGCAGCACAACGCTACAACACCGAGACCCGCCAGCTCGAAGACCGCGATACTTATGGCAAAGCCTTTTTGCAAATCATGAATCTTTGGACGAAAGATGAAGGCGTCAAGCGGTTTGCTTTCGCCAAACGCTTCGCAAAAATTGCCGCCGAGTTGATGAATGTTAGTGGCGTACGGATGTATCACGACCAGGCGCTTTACAAAGAACCGGGCGGCGGCGCAACGCCTTATCATCAAGACCAGTTTTATTGGCCCCTCGACACCCCGCACACCATCACCATGTGGATGCCGCTGGTCGATATTACTTCAGAGATTGGCAGCATGACTTTTGTTTCGGGTTCGCACCGTTTAGGGTATCTCGACAAGTTGCCGATTTCCGATGAATCGCAGTCCGAATTTCAAAAATTGATTTCAGGGCGTGGGCTTTCGACCCACACTTATGGAGCGATGCGCGCGGGCGATGCGACTTTTCACGCCGGTTGGACTTTGCACAGCGCGCCCGCCAATCCGACAAACCGCATGCGCGAAGTAATGACCATCATTTATATGGCAGCGGATGCGCGCGTCGTCGCGCCCGACCATCCCAATCGTGAAGCCGATTTAGCCACCTGGATGCCCGGCATTAAACCCGGCGAAATCGCCGCCAGTCCGCTCAACCCGATTCTCTGGCAGAAGTAA
- a CDS encoding sigma-70 family RNA polymerase sigma factor: MISEMGKLNQLKRSVIGWLYAGRRQVQLEVVDGKATNRYALRESHIISANPQSRSMVKSSPQEVTRLLQEWRRGDRAALEKLTPLVYDELRRLANHYLRGERKDHTLQGTALVHEAYMKMCGYTDINWSNRSHFFGVAAHIMRQILIDHARKHQTDKRGGGKPRIPLEEAAVFSIERATELIALDDALIGLEHVDALKSRLIELRYFAGLQIEEIADVESISVATVRRHLRMAEAWLHRELNHRM; the protein is encoded by the coding sequence ATGATTTCAGAGATGGGCAAGCTCAATCAATTGAAACGCTCGGTCATTGGCTGGCTGTACGCCGGACGCCGTCAGGTTCAACTTGAAGTCGTTGACGGCAAAGCGACAAATCGCTATGCTCTGCGCGAATCACACATAATTTCAGCGAATCCGCAGAGTCGGTCTATGGTGAAATCATCGCCACAAGAGGTCACGCGCTTGTTGCAAGAATGGCGCAGGGGCGACCGCGCCGCTTTGGAAAAACTGACGCCGCTGGTGTATGACGAATTGCGCCGATTGGCAAACCATTATTTGCGCGGTGAACGCAAAGACCACACCTTGCAAGGCACGGCGCTGGTTCACGAAGCCTACATGAAAATGTGCGGCTACACGGACATCAACTGGTCAAACCGTTCACATTTTTTCGGCGTCGCGGCGCATATCATGCGACAGATTCTTATAGACCACGCGCGCAAACATCAAACCGACAAACGTGGTGGCGGCAAACCTCGTATTCCGCTTGAAGAAGCCGCCGTCTTTTCAATTGAACGCGCTACGGAATTAATCGCCCTTGATGATGCGCTCATCGGCCTTGAACATGTTGATGCGCTCAAGAGTCGTTTGATTGAACTTCGCTATTTCGCCGGTCTGCAAATCGAAGAGATCGCTGATGTCGAATCCATATCGGTCGCCACCGTGCGCCGTCATTTGCGAATGGCAGAAGCCTGGTTACACAGGGAATTGAATCACAGGATGTAG